The sequence GAAGAAGCCTTCCACCACCGGCTCCGCGTCGTGCTGCACGGGCGGCGGCGGTGGAGGCGCGACCGCGACAGGGACCTCGGCGGGAGGTGGCGGAGCCGATGCGCTGGCCTCCGACTCACCGGACACCACGGCCTCGGGCGAAGCCGTGGGCGTCGCGGGCTCACGCGGAGGGCGAGGCTTCGGCGGGAAGTTCACCACGTGCGCGGGGCGAGCAGGCGGAGCAGCCCCCGGCTTCTCAGACGCCCGCTTGGCCGCCACCCGCTTGGGCGCGGACACGCGTCCCTGGCCCAGCTTCTCCGCGGGCTTCGCCTTCGCGGGAACGGCCTTCTCCTCAGCAGCCACCTTCCGCCCGCGCGTGGAGACGGAGACGACGGGCCCGCTCGGCTCCCGGGCGGCCGGCTTCGACTCGCGGCGAGTCGACGGCCTGGCCTCTTTCGACTCCTTCACACTCCTGGACGGAGTGGCCTTCGACTCCCGGGCCGTCTTCTCCTTGCCCCCGGGCGTCTTGGACTCCTTCGCCTCACGGGACGCGGCACCGCGCTCCGAGCCCTTCGCGGCCGGAGCCTTGGTCGGGGCCTTCTTACTGGAATCTTTGCGCGCCACGGTGATGCCCGCCAGGCGAGCGAGCTTCGCCAGCGCGGGGACGTACGCGGCGAGCGCGGCGATGAGCTCCTCCTTCTTCAGCTTGCTGTAACCGCTCCCCAGGTGCTTCTGGGCCAGCTCCCTGAGCCGGCTGACGGTTACACTCTTGAGGTCGTCCATAGGCAAGGTTGGCCTTTAGGTCGCTGGCCGAGGAGGGTCAACGTGCCAGCATTTCATGTGTTCTTCGCCCGACCCCCCTCCCCTGCATCGCCCGATGACACCCAGGATGGGGCCAAGTATCCTGCCCACGCTTGAGCGACCTGCCCAGACTGCTCCTGTGCAGTTTCGACGTCATCCCCGGCCCGTCGGGCTCGTCGCGCCGTGTCACGGAGTACCTCAAGGCGCTTCCGGACCGCTTCTCCGTGGTGGTGCTGTCGGCGAAGACTCCTGACCACTCCCATATCGAGAAGTACCAGGGTGCTCGGCTGCTGCGGGTGCCGGTAGGCTCGGGCGACCTAGCCTCCCGCATCCAGGCCTTCGAGCGCGCCGTGCGCCGCCAGTTGGAGAGCGAGGAGTACGCGCTCGCGCACTTCACGGACCCCTTCGGCGGCTATGCGCTGTGCGAGCTGAAGGCCGACTACGGGCACCGCCTCATCTACGAGGCGCAGACCTTCCCGTCCCAGGAGCTGCGCTACACGCACCCGCAGACGGAAGGCGACCGGCGCTTCCTCTCCAAGATTCGCAGGCAGGAGCTGTTCTGCCTGATGAACGCGGACCTCATCATCACCGGCTCGCAGACGACGCGCTCGTACATCCAGTCGCTCGGGGCGAGCGAGGACCTCATCCACGTGGTCCGCGCGCCGGTGGACCTCAAGGCGTACGACCCGGAAGCCATGGGCGCGCCGGACGGACAGCCGCTGCGGCTGATGTACCTGGGCAGCCAGGTGGGGTGGCAGGGCCTGCCCACGCTGCTGCGCGCGGTGGCGCTCGCGGCCCAGCGCGCGGAGGTGCGGCTCACGGTGGTGGGCGCGCAGCACGCGGACTGGCAGCCGCACCTGGATGACCTGGTGAAGGAGCTGGGGCTGAAGGAGCGTGTGGAGTTCCAGCCGCCCGTCGCGCATGACGACGTGGCCAAGGTGCTCGCGCTGGCGGACGTGGGCGTGCTCCCGCTGGACGACGTGGAGCGCAACCGGCTGCAGGGCGGCCCCCTGTCGAAGGTGTCCGAGTACTGCGCCGCCGGCCGCCCCGTCATCACGTCGGACCTGCCCATCACCCGCGAGCTCATTCCCCAGGACGCCGCCCTCTTCTTCCCGCCCGGAGACACGCAGGCGCTGGCGAACCACATCGTCGACCTGGCGCGCGACGTGCCGCGCCGCGCGGAGCTGGGACGCCGGGCGCGAGCGCACGCGGAGGAGGTGCTCGAGGCCGGCATCATCCGCGGGCGGTTGATCGACCTCTACGATTCGCTGCTGGACAAGCGGACGCAGGCGGTGGCCCCGAGGAGTGAGGACGACCTGCCCGCGCCCACGATGGTGACGGGCACGCCGACCAACCGGCTCGCGGCGCTGCTGCCCCCTGAACCGACGCCCGTGAAGCCGCTGCCGAAGCCGGAGTCCTCGAAGCCCGGCGCCTCCGAGCCCGCGCGCGAGGAACTGCCGCTGGTGATGGGGCAGGTGATGGAAGACGGGCTCGACACGCGCCTCGTCAAGACGGAGCTGGAGGCGCAGCCCTCCGAGCCGCCCGTGGTGATGGGCCTGCCCCTGCGCGAGAGCGCCACGCCGCAGGGCCCTTCGCCGGCCTCCGTCATCGTGGACTCGGCGCTTCCTGTTTCGGGCCGCTCGGAGTCTGGTGGGCCGGTGGCGCAGAAGGCGTCCACGGCAGGCAAGGCTGGAGCGCCGTCGCTCGTGGAGGAGCCACCCGGGCCGACTCCAACGCCGACGCCCATCGTCCGTGGCGCGCTCACCATCGAGAGCGAAGAGCCCCCGGCTCCGACGCCTGTCGTTCGTGCCCCCGCGCCTCGGGACACGGAGGAACCTCCGTCGCCCACGCCTGTCGTCCGTGCGCCCGCGAGCGCCGATGCCGAGGAGCCTCCTTCGCCGACTCCGGTGGTCCGCGCGCCTGTCGCGCCGGACCGTGAAGAGCCACCCGCGCCCACGCCGGTGACGCGGGCTCCGAGTGCTCGCGATGAGGCTCCGAGCCCCGTCATCGCCAGCCGCTCGTCCGTCACGTCCGAGCGCGATGACGAGCCGCCAGCGCCCACGCCCATCGTCAAGGTGCCCGCGGCGCTGCTCATGCGTGACGAGGGATTCACACCGTCCGCCTCGGGCCGTGGCTCCTCGAGCGCGAGCAAGAAGGACAAGGACGAGTCGTCGGCGCCCGAGCCTTCACGCCCACTGAGTAGTCGCAGCACCTCGGCTCGCGTGGAGACTCCGTCGCGGCGCATGTCGGCGCTGGGCTCGTCGTCGCGAGGCACCTCGTCCGGCGAATCCGAGCGGGGTGCATCGTCATCGCGCTCAGCGAGCTCGGAGATTTCGATTCCCCAGGTGGCTCGCGATTCGAGTCTGCCTGGAGCTTCGCGCGCCGGCTCACCGCTCTCCGACACGGGCCTGCCCCCGGCGTCGCGCTCGGGCGCTTCGAGCTCGGAGCTTTCGATTCCCCAGGCGACGCGCGACACGGGGCTGCCCCCGGTGGTGCGCTCAGGACCATCGGCTTCCGAGTCGGGTCTGCCTCCTGTTGTTCGCTCCGGCTCGCAGACCTCCGAGTCAGGCCTCCCGCCCATCGTCCGCTCCGGCCCGCAGACGTCTGAGACGGCACTGCCCCCGGTGGTCCGCTCCGGCCCGCAGACTTCTGAGACGGCCCTGCCCCCGGTGGTTCGCTCGGGCCCGCAGACCTCGGAGTCGGCGCTCCCGCCGGTGGTTCGTTCCGGCCCTCAGACTTCGGAAACGGCCGTGCCTCCAGTGCTGCGCTCTGGCGCATCGTCCTCGGACGCGGGGCTGCCGCCGATGATCCGCGGGGGCTCCACCGCCGCCGACTCGGAGCGCCCTCCTCCCGTGCTGCGCCCGGGTGCCCCGGTCTCCGACTCGGAGCGACCCTTCACCGGCCGTCCCATCACCTCGGAGACCGTACTGCCGCCGGTGATCCGCGGCGGCTCCACCACCTCCGAGCCCGAACGCCCGCCTCCCGTGCTGCGCCCGGGTGACCCCGACCGGCTCGCGCCGAGCCGCGGTGGCACCGAGTCCGAGCGCCCGCCCGCGCTGCCACCCCGCGCCGCTGCCCCGCCGCCCGTCCCGCGCCAGCGCCCACCCCGGCTGATGCCCGAGGGCCCGCCCCGCCTGTCCCCCGTGGGCGCCCAGGCCTCGCGCCCTCCTCCGTCGCTGAAGGCCTCCATCCCCGCCAGCTCCGAGGACGAGCCCGAGGAGATCTCCGCCGACGAGGCCCAGCCCATCGACGAGAGCTCGGAAGCCTCTCCGACTCCTGCACACCCGCGCCCACGTCTGGACGAGCCGGATGAGATCAGCAGCGACGAAGTGGAGGAGGCCGAGGTCTCCGCCGCCAACGCCCGCCTGCTCGACGAAGACGCCGACGTCCACGAGGTGGAGGCCGAGCCCACGAGCCAGCCCGTGGACGAAGGTCCCGCGCCGGAGCCCATGCCCTCGTCACTGAACCCGTGGTTCGCCCAGCTCGCCCACGGCTACTGTCCACCCGAGGGCATCCGTTTCGACCGCCACACGCCACCGACCACGTTCCCAGGTCGGGACGAGGACACCTCCCCCTCCCGCGTTCCCCCGCCCGCACGTACCTCCCCGGGCGTCGTTCGCGGCAAGGGCTCGTGAAGCAACCAACCGAGCGCCACCCGGAAACTTTCCAAGGCTTGCACGCGCCCGATAGGATGCTGCGGTTTTCACAGCACTTTTTCCGGATCAAAGGGCTTCATGGAGCGTCGGGTCCTCATCGTCGAAAGCCAGAACGAATTCGCCCTCAGCATGGCCACCGTGCTCAAGAGCGCGGGCTATCAAACGGCCATGGCGGCGACCGCGTCTGACGCGCAGCGTGAGCTGGAAAAGCGCCGCCCGGATCTGGTCGTCCTGCGTGCCGAGCTGCCGGATCAATCCGGCTTCGTTCTCTGTGGGCAGATCAAGAAGGGCAAGTGGGGCCAGAATCTCAAGGTCCTCCTCCTGTCCTCGGACACGGGCGTGGATGGCCTGACGCAGCACCGGCAGACGCCGGCCGCTGCCGACGGCTACCTCGTCATCCCGTTCGAGATGGGCGAGCTCGCGTCCATGAGCCACGGCATCATCCCGCCGGGCTCGGACGAGTCGGACGCCTCGTTGGATGCGGCCCTCAACGGCGCGCCCCGCGAGGCCCCGCCGCCCATGCCGCCCTCCATCCGCACCACCGCCGGCGGCCCGCCCAAGCTCCCCAAGCGTGAGCGCCGCAGCGCGATGACGGATGAGGACCGCGCCTTCCTCGACCGCGCCTTCCAGTCCATCGCGGACCGCAAGGCGGAGCTCCTCGCCGAGTCCCGCCAGCTCAAGCGCCCGCCCCCGCGCCGCGAGCTGATGGGCACGCCCGAGGGCAAGATTCAAATCCTCCGCGACGAGCTGAAGACGCGCGAGGCCCAGCTCGCCCGCCTCTCCGAAATCTGGAGCGTGCGCGAGCGCGAGCTGTTGTCCGGCGAGGACCGGCTCCACGAGAAGGACGTGGAGCTGCAGGGCCTGAAGATGCAGGTGGACGACCTGCTCCGCCGCTTCAACGAGGCCCAGCAGGCCATGCTCCAGAAGGAGCGCGAGCACGGCGCCGCCGTGGACGACCTGCTCCTCCAGAAGTTCTCCGCGGAGAAGGACCTCATCGAGGTCGTCGCCTCCAAGGAAAAGGACATCAACGTCCTGCGCAAGGAGGTCCACAACCGCGAGGACGAGCTGTCGCGCCGGGCCTCCGAGCTGGAGAACCTCCGCGGCGAGTACGACAAGCTGGAGAAGCACCTCGGCGTCGTCACGCTGGAGTTCGAGGTCAAGGAGCAGAAGCTCCAGGACGCCCTCCGCGCCCACGAGGCGGAGAACGCCCGCCTGACGAAGCGCGGTGACGACTTCGAGGCGGAGCTCGGCCGCACCGTCAGCGAGCGCGACGCGCGCTACGCCGAGCTGGGCGGAGAAATCCAGGCCCTGCAGGACCGCCTCTCCGAGACGGAGCAGGAGCGCGACACCACCGTCCGCGCCCTGGAGGCGCGCGCCACCGCCGCCGAGGAGCACGGCCAGCAGGCGGACGCGGAAATCGTCCGGCTGAACGCCGAGCGCAACGCCCTGGAGTCCCGCCTCACGCAGCAGGTGGCGGACCTCGAAGGCGACCTCGCGCGCACCACCAGCGAGCGCGACCAGCTCCGCCTGGACAAGGACGCCCAGGAGACGGAGCTCACCCAGCGCATCGAGGACCGCGACGCCAAGATTGGCACCCTCGAGCGCGAGCTGTCGGAGACCATCGCCCGCAACGAGCAGAGCGAGGCGGAGCTCAACGCCAACATCCAGCAGCACCTGGAGC comes from Pyxidicoccus parkwaysis and encodes:
- a CDS encoding glycosyltransferase family 4 protein; amino-acid sequence: MSDLPRLLLCSFDVIPGPSGSSRRVTEYLKALPDRFSVVVLSAKTPDHSHIEKYQGARLLRVPVGSGDLASRIQAFERAVRRQLESEEYALAHFTDPFGGYALCELKADYGHRLIYEAQTFPSQELRYTHPQTEGDRRFLSKIRRQELFCLMNADLIITGSQTTRSYIQSLGASEDLIHVVRAPVDLKAYDPEAMGAPDGQPLRLMYLGSQVGWQGLPTLLRAVALAAQRAEVRLTVVGAQHADWQPHLDDLVKELGLKERVEFQPPVAHDDVAKVLALADVGVLPLDDVERNRLQGGPLSKVSEYCAAGRPVITSDLPITRELIPQDAALFFPPGDTQALANHIVDLARDVPRRAELGRRARAHAEEVLEAGIIRGRLIDLYDSLLDKRTQAVAPRSEDDLPAPTMVTGTPTNRLAALLPPEPTPVKPLPKPESSKPGASEPAREELPLVMGQVMEDGLDTRLVKTELEAQPSEPPVVMGLPLRESATPQGPSPASVIVDSALPVSGRSESGGPVAQKASTAGKAGAPSLVEEPPGPTPTPTPIVRGALTIESEEPPAPTPVVRAPAPRDTEEPPSPTPVVRAPASADAEEPPSPTPVVRAPVAPDREEPPAPTPVTRAPSARDEAPSPVIASRSSVTSERDDEPPAPTPIVKVPAALLMRDEGFTPSASGRGSSSASKKDKDESSAPEPSRPLSSRSTSARVETPSRRMSALGSSSRGTSSGESERGASSSRSASSEISIPQVARDSSLPGASRAGSPLSDTGLPPASRSGASSSELSIPQATRDTGLPPVVRSGPSASESGLPPVVRSGSQTSESGLPPIVRSGPQTSETALPPVVRSGPQTSETALPPVVRSGPQTSESALPPVVRSGPQTSETAVPPVLRSGASSSDAGLPPMIRGGSTAADSERPPPVLRPGAPVSDSERPFTGRPITSETVLPPVIRGGSTTSEPERPPPVLRPGDPDRLAPSRGGTESERPPALPPRAAAPPPVPRQRPPRLMPEGPPRLSPVGAQASRPPPSLKASIPASSEDEPEEISADEAQPIDESSEASPTPAHPRPRLDEPDEISSDEVEEAEVSAANARLLDEDADVHEVEAEPTSQPVDEGPAPEPMPSSLNPWFAQLAHGYCPPEGIRFDRHTPPTTFPGRDEDTSPSRVPPPARTSPGVVRGKGS